In one Brevibacterium sp. CBA3109 genomic region, the following are encoded:
- a CDS encoding DMT family transporter, translated as MTPAVLGLVLFASVAHALWNIAAKSVSGKGYAFVLAYHGLSAILLAPIAVWLLVSGTHEFSLGLLSAAVLSASFHIAYSVALQSGYDHAPLGVVYPTARGVGPIITIIIAVLFLGERPTPPESIGAFIVLAGIAVVTVRPRGAGFRANSHGSHSHGIGRGLAWGALIGTFIASYTLWDDFAVNHITDSPLLYFAVSEACVAVIMALGIVALPGGAGRRGDVTSILAEHKPALVTVAILSPLAYLLVLFAMQQAPVSLVAPVRETSIIVGTLLAWWFFGEKNIGMKLTGAVVVVAGIGLIALG; from the coding sequence ATGACTCCTGCAGTCCTCGGACTGGTGCTGTTCGCCTCGGTGGCCCATGCCCTGTGGAACATTGCTGCGAAGTCCGTCTCCGGTAAGGGCTATGCCTTCGTGCTGGCCTATCACGGGCTGTCGGCGATCCTCCTGGCCCCGATCGCGGTCTGGCTGCTGGTCTCCGGAACACACGAGTTCAGCCTGGGACTCCTCAGTGCCGCAGTGCTCAGCGCAAGCTTCCACATCGCATACTCGGTGGCCCTGCAATCCGGCTACGACCATGCTCCGCTGGGCGTCGTCTATCCCACGGCGCGCGGGGTCGGTCCGATCATCACGATCATCATCGCGGTGCTGTTCCTGGGTGAGCGGCCCACCCCACCGGAGAGCATCGGCGCCTTCATCGTCCTTGCCGGCATCGCGGTCGTGACGGTGCGTCCGCGAGGTGCAGGCTTCAGGGCAAACAGCCACGGCTCTCATAGCCACGGCATAGGGCGCGGTCTGGCTTGGGGCGCGCTGATCGGAACCTTCATCGCCTCCTACACCTTGTGGGATGACTTCGCCGTCAACCACATCACCGACTCACCGCTGCTCTACTTCGCTGTTTCCGAGGCCTGTGTCGCAGTCATCATGGCCTTGGGCATCGTGGCGCTCCCCGGCGGTGCGGGGCGTCGCGGGGACGTCACATCGATCCTGGCCGAGCACAAGCCAGCCCTGGTCACCGTGGCCATCCTGTCCCCGTTGGCGTACCTGCTCGTCCTCTTCGCAATGCAGCAGGCACCGGTGTCCCTCGTGGCTCCTGTGCGAGAGACCTCGATCATCGTCGGCACGCTGCTGGCCTGGTGGTTCTTCGGGGAGAAGAACATCGGCATGAAGCTGACCGGCGCGGTGGTCGTCGTCGCCGGCATCGGTCTCATCGCGCTGGGGTGA
- a CDS encoding universal stress protein gives MSHTIIVGVDGSANSQGALQWAIRHAQLTASEIRLVAAYTVPGVNMTQADIVYPTDFDTAIKRSVQKLVDDSARTVTDASVPVSTVVSPGDASGALVDNSKNADLAVIGARGRGGFAGRLLGSVALAMPAHAHCPTVVIPSTWPQRPMPERPLLIDPPVRSSGARTATAGSGDSGTDFSGEVVAAIDPFETDGPVLRDAAVQARIYGRPLHLVGITAAHVLSPEWMPSEVHLVKMYDEAVTSLEEAVKSLREEFPEVDVRWSIFDAPATEVLISATYSAELMVIGSRGRGGFVSTILGSTSQAVLSHSVCPTRVVRVLRRKPAKRR, from the coding sequence ATGTCCCATACGATCATCGTCGGAGTCGACGGCTCCGCCAACAGCCAAGGCGCACTGCAGTGGGCGATCAGACATGCGCAGCTGACCGCTTCTGAGATTCGCCTCGTGGCGGCGTACACCGTTCCCGGTGTCAATATGACCCAAGCGGACATCGTCTACCCGACCGATTTCGACACAGCAATCAAGAGGTCGGTGCAGAAACTCGTCGATGACAGCGCCCGAACCGTCACCGACGCCTCGGTGCCGGTGTCGACGGTGGTCTCTCCCGGGGATGCCTCTGGAGCGCTGGTCGACAACTCGAAGAACGCCGATCTCGCCGTCATCGGCGCCCGCGGTCGTGGTGGTTTCGCCGGCCGCCTGCTGGGGTCTGTGGCCCTGGCGATGCCCGCGCACGCTCATTGCCCCACCGTGGTCATCCCCAGCACGTGGCCCCAACGCCCGATGCCCGAGAGGCCCCTGTTGATCGACCCGCCTGTACGCTCCTCCGGCGCGCGGACGGCCACCGCCGGATCCGGCGACAGCGGCACCGACTTCAGCGGTGAGGTCGTCGCCGCGATCGATCCTTTCGAGACCGACGGCCCGGTCCTGCGCGACGCCGCCGTGCAGGCTCGGATCTATGGTCGGCCCCTGCACCTGGTCGGCATCACGGCCGCCCACGTGCTCTCGCCGGAATGGATGCCCAGCGAAGTACACCTTGTGAAGATGTACGACGAAGCCGTGACCTCGCTGGAAGAAGCCGTGAAGTCCCTCAGGGAAGAGTTCCCCGAGGTTGACGTTCGCTGGTCGATCTTCGATGCCCCCGCCACCGAGGTGCTCATCAGTGCCACCTACAGCGCCGAACTCATGGTCATCGGTTCCCGCGGTCGCGGCGGTTTCGTGTCAACAATCCTCGGGTCGACCTCCCAGGCCGTACTCTCACACTCTGTGTGCCCCACACGAGTGGTGCGCGTACTCCGCCGAAAGCCGGCGAAGAGGCGCTGA
- the purF gene encoding amidophosphoribosyltransferase → MARGDGQLTHEIDPLDRGPQDACGVFGVWAPGEEIAKLTYFGLYALQHRGQESAGIAASNGKQILIYRDMGLVSQVFHERDLELLQGHIALGHTRYSTTGSPSFENAQPTLGPTPFGTVALAHNGNLTNFDELEALADGRRDDADKVVKDATKKVTRTRPFRDSSNDTSLVTELFATEEGENLTEAALNLLPKVEGAFSLAFMDENTLYAARDRHGVRPLSLGRMENGWVVASETAALDIVGASFVRDVEPGELIAIDEDGLRSFRFAEQDQARCVFEYVYLARPDSVLNGKTVHAARTQMGRQLADEFPVDADLVIATPESGTPAAVGYAERSGIPFGQGLMKNAYVGRTFIQPSDTLRQRGIRLKLNPLRENIEGKRLVVVDDSIVRGNTQRALVRMLREAGAKEIHVRISSPPVKWPCFYGIDFATRAELIANGLNMDEIRDNLGADSLGYISLDGMIEATQQERSQLCTACFSGVYPIPVNNTPADKGC, encoded by the coding sequence GTGGCAAGAGGAGACGGGCAACTAACGCACGAAATCGACCCCCTGGACCGCGGACCTCAGGATGCTTGTGGAGTATTCGGAGTCTGGGCACCAGGCGAGGAGATCGCCAAACTCACCTACTTCGGGCTCTATGCTCTGCAGCACCGCGGACAGGAGTCCGCGGGCATCGCTGCCAGCAATGGCAAGCAGATCCTGATCTACCGCGACATGGGCCTGGTCTCACAGGTCTTCCACGAACGCGATCTCGAACTTCTGCAGGGCCACATCGCACTCGGGCACACGCGCTACTCGACGACCGGTTCGCCGTCATTCGAGAACGCACAGCCCACGCTGGGCCCCACGCCGTTCGGCACCGTGGCGTTGGCGCACAACGGCAACCTGACGAACTTCGACGAGCTCGAGGCTCTGGCCGACGGTCGTCGCGACGATGCCGACAAAGTCGTCAAGGACGCGACGAAGAAGGTCACCCGAACTCGGCCCTTCCGCGACTCCTCCAATGACACTTCCCTGGTCACAGAACTCTTCGCCACCGAAGAGGGCGAGAACCTCACCGAGGCGGCACTGAACCTCCTGCCCAAGGTCGAAGGTGCGTTCTCACTGGCCTTCATGGACGAGAACACCCTCTACGCTGCACGTGATCGCCACGGGGTCAGGCCGCTGTCGCTGGGGCGAATGGAGAACGGCTGGGTCGTGGCCTCTGAGACCGCGGCGCTTGACATCGTGGGCGCCTCCTTCGTGCGCGATGTCGAACCGGGCGAACTCATCGCCATCGACGAAGACGGTCTGCGCTCCTTCCGATTCGCCGAACAGGACCAGGCCCGCTGCGTCTTCGAATACGTGTATCTGGCCCGGCCAGACAGTGTGCTCAACGGCAAGACCGTGCATGCAGCCAGAACCCAGATGGGCCGCCAGCTGGCCGACGAGTTTCCCGTCGATGCCGATCTCGTCATCGCCACCCCGGAATCGGGAACGCCGGCCGCCGTCGGCTATGCCGAACGATCCGGCATCCCCTTCGGTCAGGGGCTGATGAAGAACGCCTATGTCGGCCGCACATTCATCCAGCCCTCGGACACCCTGCGACAGCGCGGCATCCGACTCAAACTCAATCCGCTGCGCGAGAACATCGAAGGCAAACGGCTCGTCGTCGTCGATGACTCGATCGTGCGCGGAAACACTCAGCGTGCCCTCGTCCGGATGCTGCGCGAAGCCGGAGCGAAGGAGATCCATGTGCGCATCTCCTCGCCACCGGTCAAGTGGCCCTGCTTCTACGGCATCGACTTCGCGACCCGGGCCGAGCTCATTGCCAACGGCCTGAATATGGACGAGATCCGTGACAACCTCGGCGCCGACTCCCTGGGATACATCTCCCTCGATGGGATGATCGAAGCCACCCAGCAGGAGCGCAGCCAACTGTGCACCGCCTGCTTCTCAGGCGTTTACCCGATTCCTGTCAACAACACCCCCGCCGACAAAGGATGTTGA
- the purM gene encoding phosphoribosylformylglycinamidine cyclo-ligase: MSTDPAKSTTYAAAGVDVEAGDRAVELMKSAVAATHNANVVGEVGGFAGLFDVSVFKDFDRPLLASSTDGVGTKVAIAQALDKHDTIGYDLVGMVVDDIIVCGAKPLFMTDYIACGKVVAERIADIVRGIAEACASADVALVGGETAEHPGLLGVDDYDVAGAATGVVEASKLLGPEKVAAGDVLIGLPSSGIHSNGYSLVRHIIAEAGWGLDRNVPEFGRTLGEELLVPTHVYTAELNALFSALPDAVHAVSHVTGGGLSANVARVLPKGLVAKMSRASWEIPPVFSTLGDLGGVPQEDRERTWNLGVGMVLVSSAASVDSVLAACPGSWVLGDVSVDDGSLASELDYVQGAKGVDGGAAILG, encoded by the coding sequence TTGAGCACCGATCCAGCTAAGTCCACCACCTATGCCGCTGCCGGCGTCGACGTCGAGGCCGGTGACCGCGCCGTCGAACTGATGAAGTCCGCAGTTGCAGCCACCCACAACGCGAATGTCGTCGGCGAGGTGGGCGGTTTCGCCGGACTCTTCGACGTCTCAGTGTTCAAGGACTTCGACCGTCCGCTGCTGGCCTCGTCCACCGATGGCGTGGGCACGAAGGTCGCGATCGCGCAGGCTCTCGACAAGCACGACACCATTGGATACGACCTGGTGGGCATGGTCGTCGATGACATCATCGTGTGCGGTGCCAAGCCTCTGTTCATGACCGACTACATCGCCTGCGGCAAGGTCGTGGCCGAACGCATCGCCGACATCGTGCGCGGCATCGCCGAGGCGTGCGCCAGCGCCGATGTCGCACTGGTCGGCGGGGAGACCGCCGAACACCCGGGCCTGCTCGGAGTCGACGACTACGATGTCGCGGGTGCCGCGACCGGTGTCGTCGAAGCGTCCAAACTGCTGGGACCTGAGAAGGTGGCCGCCGGTGACGTGCTCATCGGGTTGCCATCTTCTGGCATCCACTCGAACGGGTACTCCCTGGTCAGACACATCATCGCCGAGGCGGGCTGGGGACTGGATCGCAACGTGCCGGAATTCGGTCGCACTCTGGGGGAAGAGCTCCTCGTCCCCACCCACGTCTACACCGCTGAACTCAACGCCCTGTTCTCTGCTCTGCCCGATGCCGTGCATGCGGTCTCGCACGTCACCGGCGGGGGACTGTCTGCCAATGTGGCGCGCGTGCTGCCGAAGGGCCTCGTGGCGAAGATGTCGCGGGCGTCGTGGGAGATCCCTCCGGTCTTCTCCACCCTCGGCGATCTGGGCGGAGTCCCACAGGAAGACCGTGAACGGACCTGGAATCTCGGCGTCGGCATGGTCCTCGTGTCCTCTGCTGCGTCCGTCGACAGCGTGCTCGCAGCCTGCCCCGGCTCATGGGTGCTCGGCGATGTCAGCGTCGACGACGGTTCACTGGCTTCGGAACTCGACTATGTCCAAGGCGCCAAGGGCGTCGACGGCGGAGCCGCAATCCTCGGCTGA